A single genomic interval of Pomacea canaliculata isolate SZHN2017 linkage group LG5, ASM307304v1, whole genome shotgun sequence harbors:
- the LOC112563681 gene encoding LOW QUALITY PROTEIN: pituitary tumor-transforming gene 1 protein-interacting protein-like (The sequence of the model RefSeq protein was modified relative to this genomic sequence to represent the inferred CDS: deleted 2 bases in 1 codon) — protein MSNVTDVASTTEVLTSTPTSQKPVITTATPTSTTTLTPEELCGKHNTSCDDCLGVSGAKCLWCKSDSSCKPYPYSKVLPSAHECALSEARWGVCWLNFEALIIAVSVIGGVIVLTITCCCIYCCCCRGNNQKKYDKDQHDDEQKLERKAKQDERRAERQSRLDEIRRKYGLMKDDAPYQRFDA, from the exons ATGAGTAACGTGACAGACGTGGCGAGTACAACAGAAGTATTAACAAGTACACCCACTTCTCAGAAGCCCGTCATCACGACCGCAACTCCCACTTCGACAACAACCCTTACACCTGAGGAAC TTTGTGGTAAGCACAACACGTCTTGTGATGATTGCCTGGGAGTGTCTGGTGCAAAG TGCCTTTGGTGCAAATCAGACAGCAGTTGCAAGCCATACCCTTACAGCAAGGTTTTGCCAAGTGCCCATGAATGTGCTTTAAGTGAGGCCCGCTGGGGTGTCTGCTGGT TGAATTTTGAAGCACTGATCATTGCTGTCAGTGTTATTGGTGGTGTCATCGTTCTTACTATCACATGCTGCTGTAtctattgctgctgctgccgtgGTAATAACCAGAAGAA ATATGACAAAGATCAACACGAT GATGAACAAAAATTGGAGCGCAAGGCAAAGCAAGATGAGCGAAGAGCTGAAAGACAGAGTCGGCTTGATGAGATCAGACGCAAATATG GCTTGATGAAGGATGATGCTCCATACCAACGTTTTGATGCTTGA
- the LOC112563677 gene encoding isopentenyl-diphosphate Delta-isomerase 1-like → MLGEDIFNGHDETQIELMKEECILIDEDDRNKGSASKKECHLLENINKGMLHRAFSVFLFNTEGELLLQQRSDAKITFPGHFTNSCCSHPLNTESEKEENNAIGVLRAAQRKLKHELGIEAEQIPLDSFHYITRIHYRADNVPNDGKFGEHEIDYILFIQKDVLVKPNPNEVKSYRFITKDKLRQLIEHADKEGVLLTPWFKLIASTFLYTWWESLHNLKPLMDHKSIHRML, encoded by the exons ATGCTAGGTGAGGATATTTTTAATGGACACGACGAAACACAAATAGAATTGATGAAAGAGGAGTGCATCTTGATTGATGAAGATGACAGGAACAAAGGCAGTGCCTCCAAAAAAGAGTGCCACTTGCtggaaaatattaacaaag GTATGCTGCATCGTGCTTTTAGTGTATTTTTGTTCAACACAGAAGGAGAGCTGTTGTTACAGCAGAGGTCAGATGCTAAAATAACATTTCCTG GACATTTTACAAACTCCTGCTGCAGCCATCCTCTGAATACTGAATcagagaaagaggagaacaATGCCATTGGGGTATTAAGAGCTGCTCAGCGCAAACTTAAGCATGAGCTTGGCATAGAAGCTGAACAG aTACCTTTGGACAGCTTCCACTATATCACACGGATACACTACAGGGCAGATAATGTGCCTAATGATGGGAAGTTTGGAGAGCATGAAATAGACTATATTCTCTTCATTCAGAAAGATGTCCTTGTGAAACCAAATCCAAATGAAGTGAAGAGCTATCGCTTTATAACCAAAGATAAGTTGAGGCAGCTAATtg aacatGCTGATAAAGAAGGTGTTTTGCTAACACCATGGTTTAAACTGATAGCATCAACTTTTTTGTACACATGGTGGGAGAGCTTGCATAATCTCAAGCCACTGATGGATCATAAATCTATTCATCGAATGCTATAA
- the LOC112563676 gene encoding LOW QUALITY PROTEIN: isopentenyl-diphosphate Delta-isomerase 1-like (The sequence of the model RefSeq protein was modified relative to this genomic sequence to represent the inferred CDS: inserted 1 base in 1 codon; deleted 1 base in 1 codon) → MVRGLPLLTSFVRCVLHPQVEERVAGIRHLASTIPSSPILKHSSEDIFKGCDATQIKLMKEQCILIDEEDKNIGATSKKECHLLENINNGMLHRAFSVFLFNAEXELLLQQRSDAKITFPGHFTNTCCSHPLNTDAERDENNAIGILKAAQRKLKHELGIEAEQIPLEDFHYLTRIHYRADNVPPDGKFGEHEIDYILFIQKDVFVKPNPNEVKSYRFVTKDELRWLIKNADKEGVLLTPWFRLIASTFLYSWWESLHDLKSLMDHKSIHRML, encoded by the exons ATGGTTCGAGGTTTACCACTCTTAACAAGTTTCGTAAGATGTGTGCTACACCCACAAGTCGAAGAACGTGTCGCAGGGATTCGTCATCTCGCTTCAACTATTCCAAG CTCTCCAATTCTGAAGCACTCAAGTGAAGACATTTTCAAAGGATGTGATGCGACACAGATAAAACTAATGAAAGAACAATGTATCTTGAttgatgaagaagacaaaaacattggTGCTACTTCCAAGAAAGAGTGCCATTTACTGGAAAACATCAATAATG GTATGCTTCATCGTGCTTTCAGTGTTTTTCTGTTCAATGCAG AGGAGCTGCTGTTACAGCAGAGATCTGATGCTAAAATAACATTTCCTG GACATTTTACAAACACCTGCTGCAGCCATCCTCTAAATACAGATGCTgag agagatgaaaacaaTGCCATTGGAATACTAAAAGCTGCTCAGCGTAAGCTTAAACATGAACTTGGCATAGAAGCTGAGCAG ATACCTTTAGAAGATTTCCATTACCTCACACGGATACACTACAGGGCAGATAATGTGCCTCCTGATGGAAAGTTTGGAGAGCATGAAATAGACTATATTCTCTTCATTCAGAAAGATGTCTTCGTGAAACCAAATCCAAATGAAGTGAAGAGCTATCGTTTTGTTACAAAAGATGAACTGAGATGGCTAATAA agaATGCTGACAAAGAAGGTGTTTTGTTAACGCCATGGTTTAGACTAATAGCATCTACTTTTTTGTACTCATGGTGGGAGAGCTTGCATGATCTCAAGTCACTGATGGACCATAAATCTATTCATCGAATGCTTTAA
- the LOC112563680 gene encoding LOW QUALITY PROTEIN: L-galactose dehydrogenase-like (The sequence of the model RefSeq protein was modified relative to this genomic sequence to represent the inferred CDS: inserted 1 base in 1 codon) — protein sequence MSSLECFRIGELKLLPSTFCSRFHDEEVVKKMQYRPLGETGIDASILSFGASSLGSVFHATDDSESVEVVHEAVKSGINYIDTAPWYGHGKSETVLGKALEGIPRECYIVATKVGRYLPQTEKMFDFSAERTLQSVDESLARLGLTYVDIIQVHDMEFAENLDIIINETLPALQKVKDTGKARFIGITGYPLENFRTVLEKTRVKVDVILTYCHASMNDNSLADYLPYFKSKGVGVVNASPISMGXLSERGPPAWHPAHEDIKTACAEASKYCKSKQTDISRLAMAFTLRQEEIPTTLVSTARYNNLNNLRKNIESVYKPLTAEENTVLKEVMDKFMTPLCNKNWEGVEVADYRKRLQALVQSS from the exons ATGTCTTCACTTGAGTGCTTCAGAATTGGAGAGCTAAAATT GTTGCCTTCCACATTTTGTTCAAGATTTCATGATGAAGAGGTAGTCAAAAAGATGCAGTATAGACCACTTGGGGAAACTGGAATAGATGCCTCAATTCTCAGCTTTG GGGCTTCATCACTTGGAAGTGTGTTTCATGCAACTGATGACTCAGAGTCTGTTGAAGTTGTGCATGAGGCAGTCAAGAGTGGTATAAATTACATTGACACTGCACCTTGGTATGGTCATGGAAAGTCTGAGACTGTTCTGGGAAAG gCATTGGAAGGTATTCCCCGGGAATGCTATATTGTGGCAACCAAGGTTGGTCGCTACTTGCCtcagacagaaaaaatgtttgacttcAGTGCTGAGCGTACACTGCAGAGTGTTGATGAAAGCCTTGCCAGGCTTGGGCTCACATATGTGGATATTATACAG GTCCACGACATGGAATTTGCTGAAAATCTTGATATCATAATTAACGAGACACTTCCTGCACTTCAGAAAGTGAAAGATACAGGAAAGGCAAGATTTATCGGAATCACTGGATATCCTTTAGAAAACTTCAG AACTGTTTTAGAGAAAACCAGAGTGAAAGTGGACGTCATACTGACATACTGTCATGCATCCATGAATGACAACTCACTTGCTGACTATCTTCCATATTtcaag AGTAAAGGTGTTGGTGTGGTGAATGCGTCCCCAATAAGCATGG CTCTGTCGGAGCGGGGACCACCTGCCTGGCATCCTGCCCATGAAGACATCAAAACTGCTTGTGCAGAAGCTTCCAAGTATTGCAAG TCAAAGCAGACAGATATCTCTCGCCTTGCCATGGCATTCACCCTTCGTCAGGAAGAAATACCCACCACTCTTGTTAGCACAGCAAGGTATAATAAT TTAAACAACCTTCGCAAGAACATTGAATCTGTTTATAAACCACTGACAGCTGAGGAGAATACTGTTCTAAAGGAAGTAATGGACAA GTTTATGACACCACTGTGCAACAAAAACTGGGAAGGTGTCGAAGTGGCTGATTACAGAAAGCGTCTACAGGCTTTGGTTCAGTCTAGCTAG